The proteins below come from a single Bactrocera dorsalis isolate Fly_Bdor chromosome 5, ASM2337382v1, whole genome shotgun sequence genomic window:
- the LOC125775297 gene encoding toll-like receptor 6 has product MANYYLQKQQSTQKFYQHATLVITVLLTLIAGGNMQQQQQLMQQAPSLQQQQQQQHQQQQLHASNSKQQSQQAQQHQQHSNAIMGEAGVTNSQLPQPPTATHYGGANLQPGLAGGMLAGTAAQDPRYDAPDDCHFLPAAGPDNPEIALTCNLRTVNSEFDTTNFSVIPAEHTVALHVLCNDEIMAKSSLEARSFAHLVRLQELSIQYCKLAKFNRHVLEGLAQLRNLTVRTNNILWPTINFDIEADAFAVAKNLERLDLSSNNIWSLPDNIFCALSGLSSLNMSENRLQDVNELGFRERTREQAANTEHSTAATPEVSTRRQQTGSNASNTSCNLDLEILDVSYNHFVLLPANGFGTLRRLRVLQVNNNEISMIADKALSGLKNLQILNLSSNKIVALPSELFTEQAGTIQEVYLQNNSISVLSPKLFSNLDQLQALDLSHNQITSTWIDRSTFVGLIRLVLLNLAHNKLTKLEPEIFTDLYTLQILNLRHNQLENVAADTFAPMNNLHTLLLSHNRLKYLDAYALNGLYVLSLLSLDNNALIGVHPEAFRNCSSLQDLNLNGNQLKTVPLALRNMRLLRTVDLGENMITVLEDNAFKGLGNLYGLRLIGNFLENITMNAFKDLPSLQILNLARNRIGVVEPGAFEMTSSIQAIRLDGNDLSEINGLFSNMPSLLWLNISDNRLEHFDYAHVPNTLQWLDLHKNRLGELSNRFSLDTQIRLQTLDASFNQIQRISPSSIPNSIELLFLNDNLIHIVDPDTFMHKSNLTRVDLYANQISTLDIKSLRILPVHELRSLPEFYIGGNPFTCDCNIDWLQKINHIKSRQYPRIMDLETIYCKLLNNRERAYIPLIDAEPKHFLCTYKTHCFAVCHCCEFDACDCEMTCPTNCTCFHDQTWSTNIVECSGAGYTQMPRKVPMDTTELYIDGNNFAELPGHTFLGRKNLAVLFVNNSNVHSLHNTTFSGLRRLLVLHLEDNHIAEVRGDEFSNLENLRELYLQNNRIASVGNGSFEALRKLEVLRLDGNRLVHFEVWQLALNPYLVEIGLADNQWSCECSYLMRFRTYLAQTAEKIVDAARVSCVYNNATSVLREKNGTKCTLRGDEVTTYAHASEIEHLLPLLLIATCAFVGFFVLILGIFCYRHELKLWAHTNCLLNMCYAGRNAHGFVESLDKDRLCDAYFAYSLQDEHFVNQILAQTLEHDIGYRLCLHYRDVNINAYVTDAIIEAAESAKQFVVVLSKNFLYNEWTRFEYKSALHEMVKRRKRLVFILYGDLPQRDIDMDMRHYLRTSTCLEWDDKKFWQKLRIALPHIRKRPITANCLATRSAVNIYASAHEYQPAGGNSTVGGGVGLPNGHLSGAGIGVDKAHYSDCNNYATINDCGVGARGYAPIPTATAACKFNTLNELSHKMHKNDLLNNIGGAGSGMCGIGLGGGAKTLDHHHHLRAHQQHEYAVPAYLGTLSNGHVGGGGGNAPTYDSVDYAKQKLSASNNCDNCTVGTQKRVTKGGLHPSFSSNFTAPPNGTLTGACYNSYNCKKPCNCGARKHASAASDDGISCRCGTASSGAPKELATSTAAPTPALAASATTCSSNSSNNSERSSSVTNSSNNSTSSAGSGNRQPTEQLAHYESSLSLNESAALNGPLWA; this is encoded by the coding sequence ATGGCCAACtactatttacaaaaacaacaaagtacaCAAAAATTCTACCAACATGCCACACTAGTCATCACCGTGCTGCTAACGCTCATAGCTGGCGGCAAtatgcagcagcaacagcagttgATGCAACAAGCGCCCAgcttgcagcagcagcagcagcaacaacatcaacagcagcagctgcaTGCGAGCAATAGCAAACAGCAGTCACAGCAAGCGCAGCAGCATCAGCAACACTCCAACGCCATTATGGGCGAGGCGGGCGTGACCAATTCACAGTTGCCACAACCGCCTACGGCGACACATTATGGCGGCGCCAATCTGCAGCCGGGTCTCGCAGGCGGCATGCTTGCCGGCACTGCAGCGCAGGATCCACGCTATGATGCGCCCGATGATTGCCATTTTTTGCCCGCGGCCGGGCCGGATAATCCAGAGATAGCGCTCACCTGCAATCTGCGTACGGTCAATAGCGAATTCGATACGACCAATTTCAGTGTGATACCCGCCGAGCATACGGTGGCGTTGCATGTCTTGTGCAACGATGAAATTATGGCGAAGAGCTCGCTGGAGGCGCGCTCCTTTGCGCATTTGGTGCGTCTGCAGGAGCTCTCCATCCAATACTGCAAGTTGGCCAAGTTCAATCGACATGTGCTGGAGGGTTTGGCACAGTTACGCAATCTGACAGTGCGCACCAATAATATACTCTGGCCCACGATCAATTTCGACATTGAAGCCGATGCCTTCGCGGTGGCCAAAAATTTGGAACGTTTGGATTTGTCATCGAATAATATTTGGTCCTTGCCGGATAACATCTTTTGTGCGTTGAGCGGTTTGTCATCGCTGAATATGAGCGAGAATCGTTTACAGGATGTGAATGAGTTGGGTTTTCGTGAACGCACACGTGAACAAGCGGCTAATACGGAACACTCCACCGCAGCAACGCCTGAAGTGTCGACGAGGCGTCAGCAAACTGGCAGCAACGCTAGCAACACCAGTTGCAATTTAGATTTGGAGATACTAGATGTGTCTTACAATCATTTTGTCTTGCTACCGGCCAACGGTTTTGGCACGTTGCGCCGTTTGCGTGTGCTGCAAGTGAACAACAATGAGATCTCCATGATCGCGGATAAGGCGCTGAGTGGTCTCAAGAATCTGCAAATACTCAACCTCAGTTCGAATAAAATTGTCGCCTTGCCTTCCGAACTCTTCACCGAGCAAGCTGGCACAATACAGGAGGTATACTTGCAAAACAACTCGATTAGCGTGCTCTCACCTAAACTTTTCTCCAATCTCGATCAATTGCAAGCGCTTGATCTGTCACACAATCAGATCACCTCAACTTGGATCGATCGTAGCACATTTGTGGGTCTGATACGTCTGGTATTACTCAATTTGGCGCACAATAAACTCACCAAACTCGAACCGGAGATCTTCACTGATCTCTACACACTACAGATCTTGAATCTACGTCACAATCAGCTGGAGAATGTCGCCGCCGATACATTTGCGCCCATGAATAATCTACACACACTTTTGCTCTCACATAATCGTCTCAAATACTTGGATGCTTATGCGCTCAATGGGCTCTATGTGTTATCACTGCTCTCTTTGGACAATAATGCTTTGATTGGCGTGCATCCTGAGGCCTTTCGCAATTGTAGCTCACTACAAGATCTCAATTTGAATGGCAATCAGTTGAAGACAGTACCCTTAGCATTGAGAAACATGCGTTTGCTACGCACGGTGGATCTTGGTGAGAATATGATTACTGTGCTGGAGGATAACGCCTTCAAGGGCTTGGGTAATCTTTATGGTCTCCGCTTAATTGGCAACTTTTTGGAGAATATCACAATGAATGCTTTCAAGGATCTTCCGAGCTTGCAGATACTCAATCTCGCACGTAATCGCATTGGCGTTGTGGAGCCTGGCGCCTTTGAGATGACCTCGAGCATACAAGCGATACGTTTGGATGGTAACGACTTAAGCGAGATCAACGGGTTGTTCAGCAATATGCCTTCCTTACTCTGGCTGAATATCTCAGATAATCGTTTGGAGCACTTTGACTACGCGCACGTGCCCAATACGCTGCAATGGCTGGATCTGCATAAGAACCGTTTGGGCGAGCTCTCCAATCGTTTCAGCCTCGACACGCAAATACGTCTGCAGACTTTGGATGCGAGTTTCAATCAAATACAACGCATTTCGCCCTCCTCTATACCGAACTCTATCGAATTACTTTTCCTCAACGACAACCTCATACACATCGTCGATCCGGACACTTTCATGCATAAGTCCAATTTGACGCGCGTCGATCTCTATGCCAATCAGATCAGCACGCTGGACATCAAATCGTTACGCATACTGCCCGTACATGAACTGCGTTCGCTGCCTGAGTTCTACATTGGCGGCAATCCTTTCACATGCGACTGCAACATCGATTGGCTGCAGAAGATTAACCACATTAAGTCGCGACAGTATCCGCGTATTATGGACTTGGAGACCATCTATTGCAAACTGCTGAATAACCGCGAACGCGCTTACATACCACTCATCGATGCGGAGCCCAAGCATTTCCTATGCACTTACAAGACACATTGCTTCGCGGTCTGCCATTGCTGTGAGTTCGACGCTTGCGACTGCGAGATGACCTGCCCCACAAATTGTACTTGTTTCCACGACCAAACGTGGTCGACGAATATTGTGGAATGCTCTGGCGCTGGCTACACGCAAATGCCACGCAAGGTGCCCATGGACACCACCGAGTTGTACATCGATGGCAACAATTTTGCTGAGCTGCCAGGGCACACCTTCTTGGGACGCAAAAATCTCGCTGTACTCTTCGTCAACAACTCGAATGTACATTCACTGCATAACACAACCTTCAGCGGTCTCCGTAGGCTGTTGGTGCTGCATCTCGAGGACAATCACATCGCCGAGGTGCGTGGCGATGAGTTCAGCAATCTGGAGAACCTGCGCGAACTCTACCTACAAAACAACCGCATAGCCAGTGTTGGCAATGGCAGTTTTGAGGCTTTACGTAAGTTGGAAGTGCTGCGTTTGGACGGCAATCGGCTGGTGCACTTCGAGGTCTGGCAGTTGGCACTCAACCCATACTTAGTCGAGATTGGACTCGCAGACAATCAGTGGAGCTGCGAGTGCAGCTACTTGATGCGCTTCCGCACCTACCTCGCACAAACGGCCGAAAAGATTGTCGATGCGGCACGCGTCTCCTGTGTCTACAACAATGCCACCAGTGTCCTGCGCGAAAAAAACGGCACGAAGTGTACGCTACGTGGCGATGAGGTCACCACATATGCACATGCTAGCGAAATCGAACATCTACTGCCGCTGCTCTTAATCGCCACATGTGCCTTTGTCGGCTTCTTCGTGCTCATCTTGGGCATCTTCTGCTACCGCCACGAGCTCAAACTGTGGGCACATACCAATTGTCTGCTCAACATGTGTTATGCAGGCCGCAATGCGCACGGTTTCGTCGAGTCGTTGGACAAAGATCGTCTGTGTGACGCATACTTTGCTTACAGCTTACAGGATGAGCACTTCGTTAATCAAATATTGGCACAGACGCTGGAACATGACATCGGCTATCGCTTGTGTTTGCATTATCGTGATGTGAATATCAATGCGTACGTAACGGATGCCATCATCGAGGCCGCGGAGAGCGCCAAGCAGTTTGTGGTCGTGTTATCGAAGAATTTCCTCTACAACGAATGGACACGTTTCGAATATAAATCAGCATTGCACGAGATGGTGAAGCGGCGCAAACGTCTGGTCTTCATACTCTACGGTGATTTGCCGCAACGCGACATCGACATGGATATGCGTCATTACTTGCGTACGAGCACCTGCCTGGAATGGGATGATAAAAAATTCTGGCAAAAGCTACGCATCGCACTGCCGCACATACGTAAGCGACCAATCACCGCCAATTGTCTGGCCACGCGCTCGGCCGTGAACATTTACGCTTCAGCGCACGAATACCAGCCCGCAGGCGGCAACAGCACCGTTGGTGGTGGCGTTGGTCTGCCAAATGGACACCTCAGCGGTGCAGGCATTGGCGTTGATAAGGCGCACTACTCCGACTGCAACAACTATGCAACCATCAATGATTGCGGCGTTGGCGCGCGCGGCTATGCGCCCATACCTACCGCCACTGCTGCCTGCAAGTTCAACACACTCAATGAGCTCTCGcacaaaatgcataaaaatgatTTGCTGAATAACATCGGCGGCGCCGGCAGCGGTATGTGTGGCATTGGGCTCGGCGGTGGCGCCAAAACGCTCGATCATCATCACCACCTCCGCGCGCATCAGCAGCACGAGTACGCGGTGCCCGCTTATTTGGGTACGCTGAGCAATGGCCATGTGGGCGGCGGTGGTGGCAACGCGCCTACCTACGACAGCGTCGACTACGCCAAGCAGAAGCTTAGCGCCAGCAACAATTGCGACAACTGCACTGTCGGCACACAGAAACGCGTCACTAAAGGTGGTCTACATCCCAGCTTCTCATCCAATTTCACAGCGCCGCCTAACGGCACACTCACTGGCGCTTGCTACAACAGCTATAATTGCAAGAAACCATGCAATTGTGGCGCGCGCAAGCACGCGTCTGCCGCCAGTGATGACGGCATCAGCTGTCGCTGTGGCACCGCGAGCAGCGGCGCGCCAAAGGAGCTAGCCACTTCAACAGCGGCGCCAACGCCGGCGCTGGCTGCGTCTGCGACCACGTGCAgcagcaatagcagcaacaacagcgaaCGCAGCAGCAGCGTcaccaacagcagcaataacagcaCCAGCTCAGCGGGTAGCGGCAATCGCCAACCAACCGAGCAGCTGGCACACTACGAATCCAGTTTATCGCTGAACGAGAGCGCGGCACTGAATGGGCCACTGTGGGCGTAA